CCGGGCCCGGAACGATCGTAAACGCCGGCCGGCCGTTCTGGAACCATACTTCCTGCACCGGGAAAGACGCTTCGACGGCCGCGCGGGCGGCGGCGAAGTGTTCGGGACTCACCACCATAGAACTAAGCCTACCACCGCGCCGCCGCGGGCGAAAGAACACCCCGCTCCCCGCGAGTTATACCCTACTGTCCCCCGCGCATCGCGGCGCCGACAGCGCGGGGCGGCCCTCGCGGACCGCCCCGTTTTGCCGTCGATGCTCAGACGCCGCGGAAAGCGGCCGTCACCACGTCCGGATCGTCACCGCTTCCGGAGAAACGCCGGAATGTCGAGATCGTCGAGGCCGAGCCGCGCGTGGTCCCTCACCATTCCACCGTTCGGCGCCACGCCCACCGCGGCCGCCGCCGGCTCGATCGCCTCATCGCTCTCGTGCCGCTTCGCCTCGAACCCGGTGGCGATGACCGTGATTCGCACCTCGCCGTCCAGCCGCTCGTCGATCACGGCGCCGAAGATGATGTTGGCCTCCGGGTCGGCCGCCTTCTGCACAACCGCCGCCGCCTCGTTGACCTCGTGAATGCCGAGGTCGAGCCCGCCGGTGATGTTCAGCAGCAGGCCTCTCGCGCCGTCCATCGACGTCTCGAGCAGCGGGCTCGAGATCGCGGCCTGCGCGGCCGTCGTCGCGCGCCCCTCGCCGCTGCCGATCCCGATGCCGATGAGCGCAGAGCCGGCCTCCGCCATGATGGTGCGGACGTCGGCGAAGTCGAGGTTGATGAGGCCCGGCACCGTGATCAGGTCCGCGATGCCCTGGACGCCCTGCCGCAGCACGTCGTCGGCGACCCGAAAGGCCTCGACCATCGTGGCGGTCTTCTCGACAACTTGAAGCAGCCGGTCGTTCGGGATCGTGATAACGGTGTTGACGCGCTGGCGGAGGTTGCGGACGCCCTCGTCCGCCGCCGCGGCGCGGCGCCGGCCTTCGAACCCGAACGGCCGCGTCACCACGCCGATGGTCAAGGCGCCCAGTTCCCGGCCGATCTGCGCGACGATCGGCGCGCCGCCGGTTCCTGTTCCGCCGCCCATG
This DNA window, taken from bacterium, encodes the following:
- the ftsZ gene encoding cell division protein FtsZ, which translates into the protein MANLDRDLRRYAAIKVVGVGGGGSNAVNRMITAGLRGVEFIAINTDAQALALSNADRKIHVGGKVTRGLGAGGDPEIGRQAAEESREDLVEALEGADMVFVTAGMGGGTGTGGAPIVAQIGRELGALTIGVVTRPFGFEGRRRAAAADEGVRNLRQRVNTVITIPNDRLLQVVEKTATMVEAFRVADDVLRQGVQGIADLITVPGLINLDFADVRTIMAEAGSALIGIGIGSGEGRATTAAQAAISSPLLETSMDGARGLLLNITGGLDLGIHEVNEAAAVVQKAADPEANIIFGAVIDERLDGEVRITVIATGFEAKRHESDEAIEPAAAAVGVAPNGGMVRDHARLGLDDLDIPAFLRKR